The proteins below come from a single Papaver somniferum cultivar HN1 chromosome 11, ASM357369v1, whole genome shotgun sequence genomic window:
- the LOC113320747 gene encoding zinc finger BED domain-containing protein RICESLEEPER 2-like yields MQVRCAAHVLALVVKDVVLLYHKSVGRIRSVIKFVTGSPSRLAKFKECAALEKIDCKKMVFLDVKTRWNATYLMLEAAIPYKKVFKRLEREDKSFRSKYIFKESESEALPNTDDDTVVIDNEDYYLSSSSESECEGDVSRKKNIKKKNKPRHHAPYAADWSYARCLVKCLKIFFDVTVKFSASVQVTSHEFLWQLALIHEQLVRLRTTGNRDPHISRMAEIMFRKYNAYWGDYEDMNSVMYFAKLLDPREKESGLKFDLECLYEQDDFRVTTVLKAVKQDMGRLYDEYTSMYSNDNAEEGTGSTAAAGVDDMVVSVQEENIEDMLESRKKRRRMNVHSTHPKSELERYLLDDCEASTREFDILAW; encoded by the exons GTGTTGTTGTATCACAAGTCAGTTGGAAGGATCAGATCAGTTATCAAGTTTGTTACCGGTTCTCCCTCTAGGTTGGCCAAATTCAAAGAATGTGCTGCTCTCGAGAAGATTGATTGTAAGAAGAtggttttccttgatgtgaagaccAGGTGGAATGCTACGTATCTGATGCTTGAAGCTGCCATTCCATATAAAAAGGTATTTAAGAGGTTAGAAAGGGAGGACAAGAGCTTTCGTtctaagtatattttcaaagaatctGAAAGTGAAGCTTTACCTAATACCGATGATGATACTGTTGTAATTGATAATGAAGATTATTATCTTAGTTCATCTAGTGAATCTGAATGTGAGGGAGATGTATCTAGAAAGAAGAatattaagaaaaagaacaagcccCGTCATCATGCTCCCTATGCTGCAGACTGGTCATATGCTAGGTGTCTTGTTAAGtgtttaaaaatcttctttgatgttACTGTTAAGTTCTCGGCTTCAGTTCAGGTTACTTCACATGAATTTCTATGGCAGTTGGCATTGATCCATGAACAGTTGGTTCGTCTTAGAACTACAGGAAACCGAGATCCTCATATTTCTAGGATGGCAGAAATAATGTTTCGGAAGTATAACGCATATTGGGGGGATTATGAAGATATGAACTCTGTTATGTATTTTGCTAAGTTGCTTGATCCTCGGGAGAAAGAATCTGGTTTGAAATTTGATCTGGAATGTTTGTATGAGCAAGATGATTTCAGGGTTACAACTGTTTTGAAGGCTGTGAAACAAGATATGGGAAGACTTTATGATGAGTACACCAGCATGTATTCAAATGACAATGCAGAGGAAG GTACTGGGTCAACAGCTGCTGCTGGTGTTGATGACATGGTTGTTTCTGTGCAAGAAGAGAACATTGaggatatgcttgaatcaaggaagaAAAGGCGAAGAATGAATGTTCATAGTACTCATCCAAAGTCAGAACTTGAAAGGTATTTGCTTGATGACTGTGAAGCATCTACCAGGGAGTTTGATATTCTGGCATGGTAG